A genomic region of Brienomyrus brachyistius isolate T26 chromosome 6, BBRACH_0.4, whole genome shotgun sequence contains the following coding sequences:
- the LOC125745541 gene encoding elongation factor 1-alpha 2 — protein sequence MGKEKIHINIVVIGHVDSGKSTTTGHLIYKCGGIDKRTIEKFEKEAAEMGKGSFKYAWVLDKLKAERERGITIDISLWKFETTKYYITIIDAPGHRDFIKNMITGTSQADCAVLIVAAGVGEFEAGISKNGQTREHALLAYTLGVKQLIVGVNKMDSTEPSYSEKRYDEIVKEVSAYIKKIGYNPSSVPFVPISGWHGDNMLEPSPNMPWFKGWKLERKEHHASGVSLLEALDTIMPPTRPTDKPLRLPLQDVYKIGGIGTVPVGRVETGILKPGMVVTFAPVNITTEVKSVEMHHEALSEALPGDNVGFNVKNVSVKDIRRGNVCGDSRSDPPQEASGFTAQVIILNHPGQISVGYSPVIDCHTAHIACKFAELKEKIDRRSGKKLEDNPKTLKSGDAAIVDMVPGKPMCVESFSKYPPLGRFAVRDMRQTVAVGVIKNVEKKTGSAGKVTKSAQKAQKAGK from the exons ATGGGGAAGGAGAAGATCCACATCAACATTGTGGTCATAGGCCATGTGGACTCTGGGAAATCTACCACCACTGGGCACCTGATCTATAAGTGTGGTGGCATTGACAAGAGGACCATCGAAAAATTTGAGAAGGAAGCTGCTGAG ATGGGAAAAGGCTCCTTCAAGTACGCCTGGGTCCTAGacaagctgaaggctgagaggGAGCGGGGGATCACCATTGATATCTCCCTCTGGAAGTTTGAGACGACCAAGTACTACATCACCATCATCGACGCTCCAGGGCACAGAGACTTCATCAAGAACATGATCACCGGGACCTCCCAG gcAGACTGCGCTGTGCTGATTGTGGCTGCTGGAGTCGGCGAGTTCGAGGCGGGGATCTCCAAGAACGGCCAGACAAGGGAGCATGCTCTGCTAGCATACACGCTGGGCGTCAAGCAGCTCATCGTCGGGGTCAACAAGATGGACTCCACGGAGCCATCCTACAGTGAGAAGCGCTACGACGAGATTGTGAAGGAGGTCAGCGCCTACATCAAGAAGATTGGGTACAACCCCTCTTCTGTGCCGTTCGTGCCCATCTCTGGTTGGCATGGCGACAACATGTTGGAGCCCTCCCCCAAT ATGCCATGGTTCAAGGGATGGAAGCTGGAACGGAAGGAGCATCATGCCAGCGGGGTGAGCCTGCTTGAGGCTCTGGACACCATCATGCCGCCAACTCGGCCCACTGACAAGCCCCTGCGCCTACCGCTGCAGGACGTCTACAAGATCGGAG GGATCGGCACGGTGCCCGTAGGGCGTGTGGAGACAGGAATCCTGAAGCCCGGCATGGTCGTCACCTTCGCCCCTGTAAATATCACCACTGAGGTGAAGTCGGTGGAGATGCACCACGAGGCCCTCAGCGAAGCTCTTCCGGGCGACAACGTCGGCTTCAACGTGAAGAATGTATCCGTGAAAGACATTCGGCGGGGGAATGTGTGTGGAGACAGCAGGTCAGACCCTCCTCAGGAGGCCTCTGGCTTCACGGCTCAG GTGATCATCCTAAATCATCCGGGACAAATCAGCGTGGGGTACTCCCCGGTCATCGACTGCCACACGGCCCACATCGCCTGCAAGTTCGCTGAGCTCAAGGAAAAGATCGACCGCCGCTCTGGCAAAAAGCTGGAGGACAACCCCAAGACGCTGAAGTCGGGGGACGCTGCCATTGTAGACATGGTGCCCGGCAAGCCCATGTGCGTAGAGAGCTTCTCCAAGTACCCGCCCTTAG GTCGTTTTGCTGTCAGGGACATGAGGCAGACGGTTGCTGTGGGAGTCATTAAGAACGTGGAGaagaagacaggcagtgccGGCAAGGTGACCAAGTCGGCCCAAAAGGCTCAAAAGGCCGGCAAGTGA
- the LOC125745551 gene encoding MRG/MORF4L-binding protein isoform X3, with protein MGEAEAAQPDDKHVDSGVCPGEDPVIWSQEVEVCLFHAMLGHKPVGVNRHFHMICIRDKFSQNIGRQVSSKVIWDHLGTMYDMQALHESEILPFPNSERSFVLPEEIIQEVKEGKLGAEDEVKEETKEERELPSAHEEGLGPSLAGQEFERQQLVGEDEREGQPQRQGERQREGFR; from the exons ATGGGGGAAGCTGAAGCAGCGCAACCGGACGATAAACACGTAGATTCAGGGGTCTGTCCTGGTGAAGACCCGGTAATATGGAGCCAAGAAGTGGAGGTGTGTCTCTTCCACGCCATGCTGGGCCACAAGCCCGTCG GAGTAAATCGTCACTTCCATATGATATGTATCCGGGATAAATTTAGCCAGAACATTGGAAGACAGGTGTCATCAAAAGTCATTTGGGATCACCTGGGAACAATGTATGACATGCAGGCTCTG CATGAATCCGAAATCCTGCCATTTCCCAACTCTGAAAGGAGTTTTGTTCTACCAGAGGAGATCATACAAGAAGTGAAAGAAG GTAAGCTGGGGGCAGAGGATGAAGTGAAGGAAGAGACGAAAGAGGAGAGGGAGCTGCCATCAGCGCACGAAGAAG GTCTGGGTCCCAGTTTGGCTGGCCAGGAGTTTGAGAG GCAGCAACTCGTCGGTGAAGATGAGCGAGAAGGCCAACCACAGAGacaaggagagagacagagagaaggcTTCCGGTGA
- the LOC125745551 gene encoding MRG/MORF4L-binding protein isoform X2, with product MGEAEAAQPDDKHVDSGVCPGEDPVIWSQEVEVCLFHAMLGHKPVGVNRHFHMICIRDKFSQNIGRQVSSKVIWDHLGTMYDMQALHESEILPFPNSERSFVLPEEIIQEVKEGKLGAEDEVKEETKEERELPSAHEEGLGPSLAGQEFERYGQKSTFTLFQNSNMSPVQTSSKGPF from the exons ATGGGGGAAGCTGAAGCAGCGCAACCGGACGATAAACACGTAGATTCAGGGGTCTGTCCTGGTGAAGACCCGGTAATATGGAGCCAAGAAGTGGAGGTGTGTCTCTTCCACGCCATGCTGGGCCACAAGCCCGTCG GAGTAAATCGTCACTTCCATATGATATGTATCCGGGATAAATTTAGCCAGAACATTGGAAGACAGGTGTCATCAAAAGTCATTTGGGATCACCTGGGAACAATGTATGACATGCAGGCTCTG CATGAATCCGAAATCCTGCCATTTCCCAACTCTGAAAGGAGTTTTGTTCTACCAGAGGAGATCATACAAGAAGTGAAAGAAG GTAAGCTGGGGGCAGAGGATGAAGTGAAGGAAGAGACGAAAGAGGAGAGGGAGCTGCCATCAGCGCACGAAGAAG GTCTGGGTCCCAGTTTGGCTGGCCAGGAGTTTGAGAGGTATGGACAGAAGAGCACATTCACTCTGTTCCAAAACTCCAACATGAGCCCAGTACAGACCAGCTCAAAAGGCCCCTTTTAA
- the LOC125745551 gene encoding MRG/MORF4L-binding protein isoform X1: protein MGEAEAAQPDDKHVDSGVCPGEDPVIWSQEVEVCLFHAMLGHKPVGVNRHFHMICIRDKFSQNIGRQVSSKVIWDHLGTMYDMQALHESEILPFPNSERSFVLPEEIIQEVKEGKLGAEDEVKEETKEERELPSAHEEGSNSSVKMSEKANHRDKERDREKASGDVSAKDAADKRKRNRATEKVLSSNSNPSSPGGAKRRRT from the exons ATGGGGGAAGCTGAAGCAGCGCAACCGGACGATAAACACGTAGATTCAGGGGTCTGTCCTGGTGAAGACCCGGTAATATGGAGCCAAGAAGTGGAGGTGTGTCTCTTCCACGCCATGCTGGGCCACAAGCCCGTCG GAGTAAATCGTCACTTCCATATGATATGTATCCGGGATAAATTTAGCCAGAACATTGGAAGACAGGTGTCATCAAAAGTCATTTGGGATCACCTGGGAACAATGTATGACATGCAGGCTCTG CATGAATCCGAAATCCTGCCATTTCCCAACTCTGAAAGGAGTTTTGTTCTACCAGAGGAGATCATACAAGAAGTGAAAGAAG GTAAGCTGGGGGCAGAGGATGAAGTGAAGGAAGAGACGAAAGAGGAGAGGGAGCTGCCATCAGCGCACGAAGAAG GCAGCAACTCGTCGGTGAAGATGAGCGAGAAGGCCAACCACAGAGacaaggagagagacagagagaaggcTTCCGGTGACGTCTCAGCCAAGGATGCGGCAGACAAGCGGAAGAGGAACCGGGCCACTGAGAAGGTGCTCAGTTCCAACAGCAACCCCTCCAGTCCCGGAGGAGCCAAGCGGCGCAGAACGTAG
- the LOC125745555 gene encoding DNA-binding protein inhibitor ID-1-like yields MKVIGSTCALKNKVGSEDVVRCLSDQSLAISKCKIPLLDEQMNVFLHDMNSCYSKLKELVPTLPPNKKASKMEILQHVIYYIWDLQVELDSPGMSRQQPTNGSTLGRTPLTTLNAELKSVAVENGCTDDRILCR; encoded by the exons ATGAAAGTTATCGGATCTACCTGCGCACTGAAGAACAAGGTTGGCAGCGAGGACGTCGTGCGGTGCCTGTCTGACCAGAGCCTCGCCATCTCTAAGTGCAAAATCCCACTTCTGGACGAGCAGATGAACGTATTTCTTCACGACATGAACAGCTGTTACAGCAAGCTGAAGGAACTCGTGCCGACTCTGCCACCTAACAAGAAAGCCAGCAAGATGGAGATCCTGCAGCACGTCATTTATTACATCTGGGATCTCCAGGTAGAGCTCGACTCGCCGGGGATGAGCCGTCAACAACCAACTAATGGATCAACCCTCGGCCGCACTCCACTGACAACTCTAAACGCAGAGCTGAAGAGCGTCGCTGTTGAG AATGGATGCACCGATGACAGAATTCTGTGCCGCTGA